One window from the genome of Candidatus Desulfofervidus auxilii encodes:
- a CDS encoding type II toxin-antitoxin system HicB family antitoxin, translating to MKVTVIIEKDEFGYYAYCPELKGCHTQGDSLDEVLKNIKEAVELYLETLNEEEKKILLNKEILTTSLEVQIA from the coding sequence ATGAAAGTAACTGTAATAATAGAAAAAGATGAATTTGGATATTATGCCTATTGTCCTGAATTAAAAGGTTGTCACACTCAAGGAGATAGTTTGGATGAAGTCTTAAAAAATATCAAAGAAGCAGTTGAATTGTATTTAGAGACTTTAAATGAAGAAGAAAAAAAGATTTTATTGAATAAAGAAATACTAACCACTTCTTTAGAAGTTCAAATTGCCTAA